The following are encoded in a window of Drosophila simulans strain w501 chromosome 3L, Prin_Dsim_3.1, whole genome shotgun sequence genomic DNA:
- the LOC6738114 gene encoding centrosomal protein of 135 kDa isoform X2: MNINDGDFKDLRCKLDIMGFTQTLPVLAIPLVQAVFGDLIKTTECLRDTKKKVAELLEEKTCWELGVEPYKCDNSRLLAECNELHLQFLRDREDYELRLCESERKIRNLELDKQHLQSHNDGLQSQLDALLTKQMVSSVTNKKPSAGIGRLSKKPFITTVRSGIVLPTTLGTNSSALKCTKCNAGVFQKTTTTTKDGVTVTQTSGQEELDKMQNELTAAGEQLEFFKRKVEARNREIRRLNDMLAGGRPLGALAKDCCYKDVGALSQDIDLLQREKSDLMMQVREFQDKMHDAMQRALSSEEDKMKLQTQLEELKEAALQVEQQANAEIDAKELELRQLQLELKKKGKDHRLAGGFASNQSDKHNLNERLNLLTRREEELQATNEKHKKKIQKMQAKIIELQKELKDQNKHSNVTLDEEKIRLSSERDFFQKEYLRLMSKSGSESEIAFLHAQITSKDEELKALRSELFHGGKHQFSPTKSVQYETMPPPTASSVTSTVTSNRSDCVQAAIARVERERDCARSELERVRCERDTLREKQLSTVQLHADELQALRLRNEELNDRLRQMERDNRELNSARLPSETNLALLKEDLVQMRQRVASMQTEIDQLKDENGQITMLNDQNERIIAEYQSKLLVAEHQRQSADVRASTLDSSRESNRSEVTQLRMDIGALRQTYISLEHEKDTLLHQLDTKTERAYKLEYELKDCKEKRNTLEQNVKDLEDQLRKLANRNRQRDSELTETSTESKTLRQQIVALKASRDEAIAENCRLRDKLSDAQVEARTLQKKLTDSELQVSNMKQQLHKYVQEVKKAEDLLIQKEKERDDMLDQYHCLTQGHATLEGNNQSLECEAVEFRRQICELECEVHSLKEQLQHRQCALHDMEMQLTAAQASVRCLERELQNARDDIRVQKVDLEARKELCDKLDVERSKLNAELNEVNENRKKLEKQCEKLRDELQQSLAINQVTTKTTDLMLGRLHNDQQRQEDDEISSKNEIDRLQRQLQQTLDQLQKERVRCRRHEELAEKFEQQVSDLRRNLADDRYNQARTREVSPRVPSKTL, encoded by the exons ATGAATATCAACGATGGCGACTTCAAAGACCTTCGCTGCAAACTGGACATCATGGGTTTCACACAGACGCTGCCCGTCTTGGCCATTCCACTGGTTCAG GCTGTTTTCGGGGACTTAATCAAGACCACGGAATGTTTGAGGGATACGAAGAAAAAGGTGGCCGAGCTGCTGGAG GAAAAGACCTGTTGGGAGCTGGGTGTCGAACCATACAAGTGTGACAACTCTCGCCTGCTGGCCGAGTGCAATGAACTGCATCTCCAGTTCTTGAGGGACAGGGAGGACTACGAGCTGCGCCTGTGTG AGTCCGAGCGCAAGATCCGAAATCTGGAGTTGGATAAGCAGCACTTGCAGAGCCACAACGATGGGCTACAAAGCCAACTGGACGCTTTGCTCACCAAGCAAATGGTTTCATCGGTCACGAACAAAAAGCCGTCAGCTGGCATTGGACGCCTGA GCAAAAAACCATTTATAACCACAGTTCGTTCGGGCATTGTGCTGCCAACTACACTGGGCACCAACAGCAGTGCTCTTAAATGCACAAAATGCAATGCTGGGGTATTCCAGAAGACCACCACAACGACCAAAGACGGTGTGACAGTCACGCAAACCAGTGGCCAGGAGGAGCTAGACAAGATGCAGAACGAACTTACGGCAGCCGGAGAACAACTGGAGTTCTTCAAGCGCAAAGTGGAGGCCAGAAATCGAGAGATTCGCCGCTTAAACGACATGCTAGCAGGAGGACGTCCTCTAGGAGCTTTGGCCAAGGATTGCTGTTACAAGGACGTGGGCGCCCTCTCCCAGGACATCGATCTGTTGCAACGCGAGAAGAGCGATTTAATGATGCAAGTTCGAGAATTCCAGGACAAGATGCACGATGCCATGCAGCGGGCTCTAAGCTCCGAGGAGGACAAAATGAAGCTCCAAacgcagctggaggagctcaAGGAAGCTGCTTTGCAAGTGGAACAGCAGGCCAATGCGGAGATCGATGCCAAGGAATTGGAACTTAGGCAACTGCAGTTGGAGCTTAAGAAGAAGGGAAAGGATCACCGACTGGCCGGTGGCTTTGCTTCCAACCAAAGTGACAAGCATAATCTTAATGAACGCTTGAATCTTTTGACTCGTCGTGAAGAGGAACTACAGGCCACAAATGAAAAGCATAAgaagaaaattcaaaaaatgcaagcaaagaTAATAGAGCTGCAGAAGGAGCTCAAAGATCAGAATAAGCATTCCAACGTCACCCTGGATGAAGAGAAAATACGCCTCTCATCAGAGCGGGACTTCTTCCAGAAGGAATACCTGCGTCTGATGAGCAAGTCCGGTTCCGAGTCGGAGATCGCCTTCTTGCATGCCCAAATTACATCAAAGGACGAGGAGTTAAAGGCCCTGCGATCTGAACTGTTTCATGGAGGAAAGCATCAATTTTCCCCAACAAAAAGTGTGCAGTATGAGACAATGCCGCCCCCCACAGCTTCATCTGTTACCTCCACCGTAACTAGCAATAGGAGTGACTGCGTCCAGGCGGCCATTGCAAGGgtggagcgggagcgggattGCGCCAGGTCCGAGCTTGAAAGGGTTCGTTGCGAGCGGGATACCCTGAGGGAGAAGCAACTGAGCACTGTTCAACTTCATGCCGATGAGCTGCAGGCGCTGCGCCTGCGAAACGAAGAGCTCAACGACCGTCTGCGGCAAATGGAACGCGATAATCGGGAACTTAACTCGGCTCGTCTGCCATCTGAAACGAATCTGGCGCTGCTTAAGGAGGACTTGGTGCAGATGAGGCAGCGTGTGGCATCCATGCAAACCGAAATTGACCAACTAAAGGACGAAAATGGTCAAATCAC cATGCTTAACGATCAAAACGAGCGCATCATAGCGGAGTATCAGAGTAAACTTTTGGTGGCCGAGCATCAACGACAGTCGGCGGATGTTCGGGCCAGCACCTTAGATTCCAGCCGGGAATCCAATCGCAGCGAGGTTACCCAACTTCGCATGGACATAGGAGCTCTGCGGCAGACTTACATATCGCTAGAACACGAGAAGGATACGCTTCTG CATCAATTGGATACCAAAACTGAGCGGGCATACAAACTGGAGTATGAGCTAAAGGATTGCAAAGAAAAGCGGAATACCCTAGAGCAGAATGTGAAGGACCTGGAGGATCAATTGCG AAAACTGGCCAACAGGAACCGGCAGCGCGACTCAGAACTGACGGAGACCTCGACGGAAAGTAAAACGCTGCGCCAGCAGATTGTGGCACTCAAAGCCAGTCGCGATGAGGCAATAGCAGAGAATTG CCGGCTGAGGGACAAATTGAGCGATGCCCAAGTGGAGGCCAGGACGTTGCAAAAGAAGCTGACGGACTCCGAGCTTCAGGTGTCCAACAtgaagcagcagctgcacaaGTACGTCCAGGAGGTGAAGAAGGCCGAGGATTTGCTCATCCAGAAG GAAAAGGAGCGCGATGATATGCTGGATCAGTACCACTGTCTAACCCAGGGCCACGCTACCCTGGAGGGTAACAACCAAAGTCTGGAGTGCGAGGCGGTTGAGTTCAG ACGACAAATCTGTGAGCTGGAGTGCGAGGTGCACAGCCTGAAGGAACAGCTGCAGCATCGCCAGTGCGCTCTTCATGATATGGAAATGCAGTTGACCGCCGCCCAGGCCTCTGTGCGTTGTCTGGAAAGGGAGCTGCAGAATGCCCGAGATGACATCCGTGTCCAGAAGGTGGATCTGGAGGCGCGCAAGGAGCTGTGTGATAAGCTCGATGTGGAAAGAAGCAAACTCAATGCGGAGCTGAATGAAGTGAATGAAAATCGCAAAAAG CTTGAAAAACAATGCGAAAAACTGCGGGATGAGCTTCAGCAGAGCTTGGCCATTAATCAGGTCACCACCAAAACCACTGATCTCATGCTCGGGCGCTTGCACAATGATCAGCAGCGTCAGGAAGACGATGAGATTAGCtccaaaaatgaaattgacCGACTGCAACGTCAGCTCCAGCAAACTTTG GATCAGTTGCAGAAGGAGCGTGTTCGCTGTAGGCGCCACGAGGAGTTGGCTGAGAAGTTTGAGCAGCAGGTAAGCGATCTGCGTCGAAATCTCGCCGATGATCGTTACAATCAGGCTAGGACACGTGAGGTCAGCCCCCGGGTGCCATCGAAGACTCTTTAA
- the LOC6738114 gene encoding centrosomal protein of 135 kDa isoform X1, protein MNINDGDFKDLRCKLDIMGFTQTLPVLAIPLVQAVFGDLIKTTECLRDTKKKVAELLEEKTCWELGVEPYKCDNSRLLAECNELHLQFLRDREDYELRLCESERKIRNLELDKQHLQSHNDGLQSQLDALLTKQMVSSVTNKKPSAGIGRLSKKPFITTVRSGIVLPTTLGTNSSALKCTKCNAGVFQKTTTTTKDGVTVTQTSGQEELDKMQNELTAAGEQLEFFKRKVEARNREIRRLNDMLAGGRPLGALAKDCCYKDVGALSQDIDLLQREKSDLMMQVREFQDKMHDAMQRALSSEEDKMKLQTQLEELKEAALQVEQQANAEIDAKELELRQLQLELKKKGKDHRLAGGFASNQSDKHNLNERLNLLTRREEELQATNEKHKKKIQKMQAKIIELQKELKDQNKHSNVTLDEEKIRLSSERDFFQKEYLRLMSKSGSESEIAFLHAQITSKDEELKALRSELFHGGKHQFSPTKSVQYETMPPPTASSVTSTVTSNRSDCVQAAIARVERERDCARSELERVRCERDTLREKQLSTVQLHADELQALRLRNEELNDRLRQMERDNRELNSARLPSETNLALLKEDLVQMRQRVASMQTEIDQLKDENGQITMLNDQNERIIAEYQSKLLVAEHQRQSADVRASTLDSSRESNRSEVTQLRMDIGALRQTYISLEHEKDTLLHQLDTKTERAYKLEYELKDCKEKRNTLEQNVKDLEDQLRKLANRNRQRDSELTETSTESKTLRQQIVALKASRDEAIAENCRLRDKLSDAQVEARTLQKKLTDSELQVSNMKQQLHKYVQEVKKAEDLLIQKVSSKFKEKERDDMLDQYHCLTQGHATLEGNNQSLECEAVEFRRQICELECEVHSLKEQLQHRQCALHDMEMQLTAAQASVRCLERELQNARDDIRVQKVDLEARKELCDKLDVERSKLNAELNEVNENRKKLEKQCEKLRDELQQSLAINQVTTKTTDLMLGRLHNDQQRQEDDEISSKNEIDRLQRQLQQTLDQLQKERVRCRRHEELAEKFEQQVSDLRRNLADDRYNQARTREVSPRVPSKTL, encoded by the exons ATGAATATCAACGATGGCGACTTCAAAGACCTTCGCTGCAAACTGGACATCATGGGTTTCACACAGACGCTGCCCGTCTTGGCCATTCCACTGGTTCAG GCTGTTTTCGGGGACTTAATCAAGACCACGGAATGTTTGAGGGATACGAAGAAAAAGGTGGCCGAGCTGCTGGAG GAAAAGACCTGTTGGGAGCTGGGTGTCGAACCATACAAGTGTGACAACTCTCGCCTGCTGGCCGAGTGCAATGAACTGCATCTCCAGTTCTTGAGGGACAGGGAGGACTACGAGCTGCGCCTGTGTG AGTCCGAGCGCAAGATCCGAAATCTGGAGTTGGATAAGCAGCACTTGCAGAGCCACAACGATGGGCTACAAAGCCAACTGGACGCTTTGCTCACCAAGCAAATGGTTTCATCGGTCACGAACAAAAAGCCGTCAGCTGGCATTGGACGCCTGA GCAAAAAACCATTTATAACCACAGTTCGTTCGGGCATTGTGCTGCCAACTACACTGGGCACCAACAGCAGTGCTCTTAAATGCACAAAATGCAATGCTGGGGTATTCCAGAAGACCACCACAACGACCAAAGACGGTGTGACAGTCACGCAAACCAGTGGCCAGGAGGAGCTAGACAAGATGCAGAACGAACTTACGGCAGCCGGAGAACAACTGGAGTTCTTCAAGCGCAAAGTGGAGGCCAGAAATCGAGAGATTCGCCGCTTAAACGACATGCTAGCAGGAGGACGTCCTCTAGGAGCTTTGGCCAAGGATTGCTGTTACAAGGACGTGGGCGCCCTCTCCCAGGACATCGATCTGTTGCAACGCGAGAAGAGCGATTTAATGATGCAAGTTCGAGAATTCCAGGACAAGATGCACGATGCCATGCAGCGGGCTCTAAGCTCCGAGGAGGACAAAATGAAGCTCCAAacgcagctggaggagctcaAGGAAGCTGCTTTGCAAGTGGAACAGCAGGCCAATGCGGAGATCGATGCCAAGGAATTGGAACTTAGGCAACTGCAGTTGGAGCTTAAGAAGAAGGGAAAGGATCACCGACTGGCCGGTGGCTTTGCTTCCAACCAAAGTGACAAGCATAATCTTAATGAACGCTTGAATCTTTTGACTCGTCGTGAAGAGGAACTACAGGCCACAAATGAAAAGCATAAgaagaaaattcaaaaaatgcaagcaaagaTAATAGAGCTGCAGAAGGAGCTCAAAGATCAGAATAAGCATTCCAACGTCACCCTGGATGAAGAGAAAATACGCCTCTCATCAGAGCGGGACTTCTTCCAGAAGGAATACCTGCGTCTGATGAGCAAGTCCGGTTCCGAGTCGGAGATCGCCTTCTTGCATGCCCAAATTACATCAAAGGACGAGGAGTTAAAGGCCCTGCGATCTGAACTGTTTCATGGAGGAAAGCATCAATTTTCCCCAACAAAAAGTGTGCAGTATGAGACAATGCCGCCCCCCACAGCTTCATCTGTTACCTCCACCGTAACTAGCAATAGGAGTGACTGCGTCCAGGCGGCCATTGCAAGGgtggagcgggagcgggattGCGCCAGGTCCGAGCTTGAAAGGGTTCGTTGCGAGCGGGATACCCTGAGGGAGAAGCAACTGAGCACTGTTCAACTTCATGCCGATGAGCTGCAGGCGCTGCGCCTGCGAAACGAAGAGCTCAACGACCGTCTGCGGCAAATGGAACGCGATAATCGGGAACTTAACTCGGCTCGTCTGCCATCTGAAACGAATCTGGCGCTGCTTAAGGAGGACTTGGTGCAGATGAGGCAGCGTGTGGCATCCATGCAAACCGAAATTGACCAACTAAAGGACGAAAATGGTCAAATCAC cATGCTTAACGATCAAAACGAGCGCATCATAGCGGAGTATCAGAGTAAACTTTTGGTGGCCGAGCATCAACGACAGTCGGCGGATGTTCGGGCCAGCACCTTAGATTCCAGCCGGGAATCCAATCGCAGCGAGGTTACCCAACTTCGCATGGACATAGGAGCTCTGCGGCAGACTTACATATCGCTAGAACACGAGAAGGATACGCTTCTG CATCAATTGGATACCAAAACTGAGCGGGCATACAAACTGGAGTATGAGCTAAAGGATTGCAAAGAAAAGCGGAATACCCTAGAGCAGAATGTGAAGGACCTGGAGGATCAATTGCG AAAACTGGCCAACAGGAACCGGCAGCGCGACTCAGAACTGACGGAGACCTCGACGGAAAGTAAAACGCTGCGCCAGCAGATTGTGGCACTCAAAGCCAGTCGCGATGAGGCAATAGCAGAGAATTG CCGGCTGAGGGACAAATTGAGCGATGCCCAAGTGGAGGCCAGGACGTTGCAAAAGAAGCTGACGGACTCCGAGCTTCAGGTGTCCAACAtgaagcagcagctgcacaaGTACGTCCAGGAGGTGAAGAAGGCCGAGGATTTGCTCATCCAGAAG GTGTCCTCTAAATTCAAGGAAAAGGAGCGCGATGATATGCTGGATCAGTACCACTGTCTAACCCAGGGCCACGCTACCCTGGAGGGTAACAACCAAAGTCTGGAGTGCGAGGCGGTTGAGTTCAG ACGACAAATCTGTGAGCTGGAGTGCGAGGTGCACAGCCTGAAGGAACAGCTGCAGCATCGCCAGTGCGCTCTTCATGATATGGAAATGCAGTTGACCGCCGCCCAGGCCTCTGTGCGTTGTCTGGAAAGGGAGCTGCAGAATGCCCGAGATGACATCCGTGTCCAGAAGGTGGATCTGGAGGCGCGCAAGGAGCTGTGTGATAAGCTCGATGTGGAAAGAAGCAAACTCAATGCGGAGCTGAATGAAGTGAATGAAAATCGCAAAAAG CTTGAAAAACAATGCGAAAAACTGCGGGATGAGCTTCAGCAGAGCTTGGCCATTAATCAGGTCACCACCAAAACCACTGATCTCATGCTCGGGCGCTTGCACAATGATCAGCAGCGTCAGGAAGACGATGAGATTAGCtccaaaaatgaaattgacCGACTGCAACGTCAGCTCCAGCAAACTTTG GATCAGTTGCAGAAGGAGCGTGTTCGCTGTAGGCGCCACGAGGAGTTGGCTGAGAAGTTTGAGCAGCAGGTAAGCGATCTGCGTCGAAATCTCGCCGATGATCGTTACAATCAGGCTAGGACACGTGAGGTCAGCCCCCGGGTGCCATCGAAGACTCTTTAA